A genome region from Thermodesulfovibrionales bacterium includes the following:
- a CDS encoding ComF family protein: MWRSIKQRGYPVASLSLAALYPSRCPVCNNHSDSLSYAPICRDCWSGIERYRGPSCRICAVPLSSECSLVCGDCLSRKPSFSSVLNFGLYSGTLREAIHLLKFNGVKRLVKPLGGFLHELTFPALDGIVPVPLSKSALRQRGFNQTLLLARVLARRLEIPLCMNALHKRKDTPAQIGLKAKERLANLKNAFEVVEPVAGKQLLLLDDVMTTGATVRECSKTLVKAGAKEVVVVTLARSSTD; this comes from the coding sequence ATCCGGTAGCGTCCCTTTCCCTGGCCGCGCTCTACCCGTCCAGATGTCCTGTATGTAACAATCACTCCGATTCCCTGTCTTACGCACCAATCTGTAGGGATTGTTGGTCGGGCATAGAGAGATACCGCGGCCCTTCCTGCCGGATCTGTGCGGTTCCTCTCTCGTCCGAATGCTCCCTTGTCTGCGGGGATTGCCTCTCTCGCAAGCCCTCTTTCTCATCGGTGCTGAACTTCGGCCTTTACTCCGGTACCCTTCGGGAGGCTATCCATCTGCTCAAATTCAACGGAGTCAAAAGGCTTGTCAAACCCTTAGGAGGGTTCCTTCATGAGCTCACCTTCCCTGCCCTCGATGGAATAGTTCCCGTTCCTCTAAGCAAGAGTGCGCTTCGGCAGCGGGGCTTTAACCAGACCCTTCTCCTTGCGAGGGTGCTGGCACGGAGACTCGAGATTCCGCTCTGCATGAATGCCCTGCACAAAAGGAAAGATACCCCGGCGCAGATAGGTCTTAAGGCAAAGGAGCGGCTCGCAAATCTGAAAAATGCTTTCGAGGTTGTCGAGCCTGTTGCGGGCAAACAATTGCTCCTTCTTGACGACGTCATGACAACCGGCGCCACGGTGAGGGAATGCTCGAAAACCCTTGTGAAGGCGGGCGCCAAAGAGGTGGTTGTGGTCACCCTCGCCCGGTCCTCGACGGACTGA